A segment of the Mogibacterium diversum genome:
TGCTTACTTTTAGGTCATCTGGCACATATATAATCCACTCATTTTCATTTACTGTATTCCTATTTATTTTGTTCCCGCTTATGTCCACTATGTTTGTTGTTCTTAAATAATTATCATTTACATACGCATATTTCCCATAAAAAGCTTGATCTTTCATATATTTATCATCATAGCCAGTGCTTCCATATTCTGGATTAGGTGCAAAGAATAGTATCCCCCCTTTGTTATCAAGCTGATTCCAAAGCTTATTTAGTTTAGGGGCAACTACATTATTAAACTTGTCATCATCTTCGACATAAGCCCATGACCAAGTACAAGCGGTATTCGTATAATGCTTTGAATCTCTCCAATTTTCAAGACACCCTCTCAGACTTATGTATTCTTTATAAGACATGACACTTATAGTTGCAAAATATATGGTTATAGCAGTCACAATTATTTTCGTTAATTTAGAGTTTCTGATAGAGTATTTTCTGTAACCTTTTAACCATTTAATTAAATTTATTGATTTTATCTTTCTATATAACAGAATCCACTCGGCAAAAAATAGCACGGCAATTATCTTACTGATAGCCACATATATATCTTTCATAAGAAATACGCATTCAAAATTCATATATTCATTTATTAATAGCATAATAACTGCTATAGAGCCCACTACTCCTATACAGCTAGGAAGTAATAGGATATCAATTGTTTTTCTTATTGATAACCCAAAGTAGTTGTAACCAAGAAGTCCTTCAACAGCCAATTCTTTCGAAATTAGATTGTTAAATAAGATGCACGAAACAACGAATATGGATATAATGCATCCTACAAGGATCATATATAAAACCACTTGGTTCCATGTGATTCCACTTGTCACAACATAGCTTTTATCAATCACCGCAGTCATTTCTTTAGATCTATTAATTTCTTTAACAAATTCATTTATTTCTTTTTCCGTGCCCCTGACATGATAATCCCCACTAAAACTTACTTCATTCATTTTTTCAAAAGACTTTAACTGAACTTTTTTTCTTGTAAGCAAACTTTTAATTTCTCCACTAGAGAATTTATTTAGCTTATTCTCCTTTTTATTTATCTTGATATTCCAATAGCTATCCTGAAACCAGTTTACATCATTTAAATAAATATATAATTTTAAAGTTTGGCGTTCTCTGGTACCATTCATTGGTTTTCGTTCAGATTTTATGAAGCTAATATTATTATTTTGGGCTATCCCTTCAAGTTTTATAATTGAATTTTTATTTGCATGTTCATTTGATGTTATGTTAATAGTAGTGTCAAACTCATGAAGAAAATAATTTAAGAAGACGTCATCTTCTTCATAGAATTTACCAATGCTAATTATCATAATTAGCAAAACCGTTATGCCCCAAATAATCTTCTTCATGTCTTTTCTCCATAATTTATTATTAAATATTGGAAACACTGAAGTGAATCAGTGTTTCCATATCTCAAATATTAAAATAACGTTTACTTAACCGTAGCCCACGCTTTGTTACCGAATACTGCTCTTTCCCATGATGCCTCAGCCCTCCTTCCAGCAACGGTCCATCCAGAAGACGACAGCCTTCCACCAGCTCCTTGAACTGTTGTTTTGTGGACTTTATATTTATGATCATACTTTGACCACACATACCTATTACCAACACCATGTATCCATGAACCGCCTAGAAATTTTTTCCAGCCACTATTATAGTTTGCTGGCATCAGTTTACTATAATCTGCATCTGGAATTACTACTTCGTATCCCAAATTTTCAACATATGGCAAATCTATGTTCTCCGTCGCAAATGTTGGTACAGAAAACGATAAAACAATCACTATCATTACCGCCAGTATTACTTTCTTTTTCATAATTTATCTCCTTTGTTAATAATTGAAAAATACATGTAAAAGTAATCTATCACTAATAGTAAGTTAATCTAAAATGAATTCGTCTTTCATATTAAGCCCTCCATCTCTTGTCAATAAACTAAAAAGGATATCCTATATTTATTTTTAGGATATCCTTCGTTCGGTTTGGTTACATTTTCTTTTTTTATTTCTTGCTTTTTCTTTGCTTTTCATTTTTTGTATGGCAACTTTACATTAGCAAAAACCTTTCCACTGCTTTCATTAATTTCAAAATCACCACCGAGATGATTCACTAACTCATTTACAATGGTAAGACCTAATCCTGATCCATTTCCTCCTCTTCGCCTTGATAAATCACCTCTGTAAAACTTAGTTTTTACCATGTCCCAATTTATAATCACATCACTCTTAATAGTATTAATAATCCCTATATTAAGTATGTCTTTAGCAATCTCCACATTTACTTCTATTTCTGAGCCATCACTAGAATAATTTATCGCATTGGTTGTTAGATTATCTAGAATCCTTAAGAGCAACTGAGGATCCATTTTAACATCGATGCAGTCTTTTTCTGCAATTTTGAGCTTTAATTTATGGTGTTTAATTATAATTCTTTTTTCATCTTCCCACTGTTTAAAGAATATACCTATATTGAAAGTTATTAGGTTTAAAGGTATATCGTTTAAACTAAATTTTAGATACGAAAAGAACTCTTCTGTTAATTGGTTCAGATATTGAACATTTTCATAAATAATGTTAATGAATTTACTTTTGCTCTGTTCAGAGATTTCCTTTTCTTCATTAAGAAGCGTAATGTATCCAACCATATTAGCTATAGGAGTTTTAATATCATGGGCAAGGTATGTTAGAAGATCCGTCTTCTCTTGATATTCCCTTTCGTATTTATCCATTAATTCATTGTTGTAATTTTTTAGCTCAACGAACATCTCTCTCTCTAGTGCTAATGATTCGTGAAAATCAATTAAATCATTACCTTCCCGTGTTAGATACAAGAACCCTGCCCTAATGTATCGATTGTATTTATCATGTCTCCTCTTTTGAATATAAAATAGCCCACATATCATTAGTAATAAAAAAAAGATTATAATGCCATACCTTCCAAATCTAAAGTATGCAGAATGTAAGCTATTAAAACGTTTACTTGAGAGACTGTTGTATACTGCAATATCAACACATTCAAATATAACTATGCTTATAACAGAACTTGCAACAATCCAAATTATTTGATAAACAACGGTCTCTATAAAATATCCTTTATTTTTAAACATTTATTTTATACCCAACTCCCCACACAGTGGCAATAATTGAACCAGCCCCTAATTTTTCAAATTTGCTCCTTATTCGTCTAATGTGCACCATCACAGGATTTACCTCGGATTCTAGAACTTGATCCCCCCATATTACATAATGAATATCATTCATATTATAAATCTTGTCAGGGTCTTCCATAAGAAGCCATAGTATTTCAAATTCCTTTGGTGTTAAATCTATATTATGTTTTTTATAGTATGCTTTATGGGTCTTTTTACTTAACTTTAAGTCACTAATTTCCCTTTCATAATCGTTTTTTTCGCTATCTTTTTTAGAATACTCATAAGTCCTTCTAAATTGTGATTTTATCCGAGCAATCAGTTCATACGGTTCAAAGGGTTTTACTATGTAATCATCTGCGCCCATATTTAAGCCATATATTCGATGGGCAGAACCCTCAAGAGCCGTTACCATTATAATAGGTATGGTGGAATACGCTCTAATTTTAAGACACACCTCTAGACCACTAATATCTGGTAATAGTAGGTCTAATAAAATTAAATCAAACTTATCTTCTAGCATCATGGTTATTGCATCGCACCCTGTAGGTGCAACTTCTGTTTCCCATTCTTCAGCCATTAAATATATCTTTATAAGTTCGGCTAGGCTATTATCATCTTCAACGATCAAAATCCTTCTCTTCATAAGTATCTCCATAGTTCTAGTCATGTATACACGAATCATTTCATTAACTATATCTACTAGCCCTAGCTTGATTTTACACTTTTTCATACTAAAAAATCGAGTAAAATAAAAAAATCAGCAATTATAGATTTTGCAATGCATGATATGCATATGTTACTACTCTATTGCTGATTCTTTGGTTTATATTTACTTTTTCTATTAATTCATCAGATAAATCTTCTCAATAATTAAATCTTACTTATATCCCTCATTATCGCTCTTCTTACTTGTCACATTAAGTGCAACCCATAGCACGAATGCTACCAAGGTAAATACGATTAGCGCATAGAAGTTCGAATCATACTTTCCACCTGCAGCCTCGAGCAGCTTAGCAGAGATATTAGGTCCGATTATAGCTGCTGGGATTAGAGAGAAGTTTGCGATACTGAAGTTAGTTGGAAAATACTTATGACCGAACGCCTTATTGATGTATGCAGATGTTAGAGTTGGAGTTCCTCCATAAGCTAGACCTACGAAGATAAGTCCAACTACGATTGCGATTAGCGAGTGACTCATGCCGCCGATTACAAGCAGAACACCTGCTATAAACATGAATAAGTTATTTACAATAGCAGTCGTCTTTCTGCCAAACTTATCAAAGTTATTACCTGTAACGATTCTTCCTGCTCCGTTAAACAGCGAAACGATCATTCCGAGTACCGCAGATCCACCGTAAGCAAGCGAGATATTAGCTGCGCTATTGATAACCATCAGACCTGCTGAGTTTAGAGCAACAGCCCAGATGAAGAACACCCAGAATCTACCTGTCTTCATCATCTCTGCAGCTGAATAGTGATGAACCTTGTCATCAGATGCTGCAGCCTTGCTTGCACCTGCTGCAGGCGCTTCTGGAGCCTTAATGATAATAGCTGCGACAACCATTACTACGAAAATTGTGATAGCTAGAATCTTGAATGTTGAGAAAATTCCATACTTCGCAATGAACTTAGTTACAACACTTCCTAGGGCAAGTCCACCTAGACCGAATCCCATGAGCATAATTCCCGAAGCAAGACCAACCTTGTCTGGGAACCACTTAGTGATAGTGGTGATAACGGCATTATATCCAACACCTACGCCGCCGCCACCGAATACGCCGTAGAATATATAAAGCTTCGTGAGACTTCCTGATGCATCTGCTGGATTCAAAGTCGAAACCATAAAGAATCCGATGAGAAGCAGTGCTCCAGAGATGAGAATTCTGAGCTTTACACCGAAAATCTTGCCGAGATGACCTCCGATGAGTCCGCCCAAGCAGAACATGATCATCGATATAGTGAATGTCATCGACATCTGTGCTACTGTCCATGTCTTGAATACCTCTGCAAAAGGAGTTCTAAACAGTGACCATGCGTAAATAAGTCCGAGGAACAGCGTTGAAATAGTCGCCATTCCGAGGTACAACCATCTTTTGTTGTTATTCATTTCTTAAACCACCTGTCCTTACCTAATTGCGCTGCCATTACCTCTATGTAGCGCTTATATAATTTAACGCTCCATAGCTCTACGCTGAGCGCCAATGCAAAATATAATAACATTTTTTACGTGTATTTTCTAGCAATTATTATCATATCAGGCACATAACTTTTTATTTATGCTTCGAGAACCTTCTTCACCTTCCTGTATGAGAAGTTGGTTGTACTACCGATTTCATCATATATGAATGATTCTAAAGTTGTAATCGTGCATCCGATATCCCTGAGTGTTTTCATCGCCTCCTCGAGGTCATCCTTCTGCTTGGAAGCACAGCAATCCTTGATGACCTGAACATCATACCCCTTCTCTATAAGGCTCCTAGCGCTCTGCAGTATCCCAATATGTGCCTCTAGGCCAGCGAGCACAATGCGTTTACCTTTATGAGACTGTAGCAAGCTCTCCATGTCTGGGGAAGATGTACAGTCAAAATCAACCTTATCCAGCTTCTCAAAGCTATGTAACTCACTCTTAAGTTCACCTAAAACTGGCTCTGTATCGTGGCCGAACTGCTCTGTTAGGAGCGTTGGAAGCTCCAGTATCTTGAGGCATTTTGCTAGCTTTAATATGTTCCCCATGAACTTCTCGCTCTTACGAACCTTTGACACTGTGTGCCCCTGGACATCCATGATTATGCACATTGTACTATCCGAGCTAAGACCACGGAGCTTTGCGAGCAAGCCGTTATCCACGCGGTTCACCTTATATGGAGTGATGGTCGCATATCCATTTGCCAGGCAGTAAAGATCAGTATTTGGCGGCTGAACACTGCCATCCGTCACCTCACCGTTATACTTATATTCTCCTTCTGAAAAAGGTTTATTTTCGTGCTCCTCATCCTCGCTATCTAGGTTTTCTTCCATGACCCTCTCAAATTTGTTGTTGAAACCACAGATGCCAGCCTCGGCATATCTCACACCCTTAATCTGCCACTTAGGAAGGTCAGGTGCATTTACATTGAGAATGCTCCCAGGCTGCAGCTTCTTCGCTACTTCGAGCAGCTCCGGTATCATCTCGCAGATGAATTCAAAGTGCGTCGCTTTTCTGTTTGTCACGGACAGTGCAAGCGCACTATACCCGTTCAAAGCGCCTTCGTTTGCAATCGCGAACGTTCCGGAATAGTTTATATCTGCACCAGCATTTCCGCCGTGATTGATTCCGCCTATGACAAAGTCTGGTGGCGTCCCCGCCTCCTTCATCATATCTATACCGAACTTAGCGCAGTCTGCAGGAGTTCCAGATAAGGCAATTGCCTTCTTGGCTCCATCCATCTCTACCTGCTTAGCAGTCACTTTGCCACCAAACGTAATCGCCTGCCCGCTAGCACTCCGCTGCTTGTCAGGAGCCACAACATATACCTCTGCCATGTGCGAAAGAAAACGTACCAATGTGCGGATTCCGTGCGCATCTATTCCATCATCGTTGCTAACTAATATTCTAAGCATTGATATTCCTCATTCCCTTCTTGATATTACCGACAAACATCTTTATAAGCAGCCGTAGCAGCGGTTCAGACACTCTATAGAAATAGAAGTACAAAACTTGTTCGTCCTCTGTGCAGAGATCTGTAACTGGATTCATCATAAGCCCAACATCCTTGCCTACCTTGCATAGTTGTTCAACCGGCACAGGAGCTTTGATGCGCAGCATAACCGCTAATCCAGACTTAGAGTCAAGTGCCTCAATCAGTCCTTCTCCATATTCCCTAAACATCTCCATAGTGGTGTGAAGCTTTTCAGAATTTCTTTTTCTGCACTTCTTGATATGCCTGTAGTAATAGCCATTGTCCATGTACAGAGCTAAGCAAATCTGCTCCGCCTTGGAACACGTCTGCGAATACTTGCTCTTGATTCTGTCAAATATCTCCATGAGTTCCTTCGGCAGCACCATGTAGCTTATCTTAATCGATGCAAAAAGTGTCGACGAGAACGACCCAAGATACACGACTCTCCCCGACCTGTCGAGGCCCTGTAAGGCTGGTATAGGTTTCCCAAAGTACCTGAGTTCGCTATCGTAATCATCCTCTAGGATATAGCTGTCGTTGGCTTCCGCCCATTTAATCAGTTCATATCTACGGCCAATCGGCATAACGGCACCTGACGGAAACTGATTTGACGGATTTACATAAACGAGGCTTCGCATATTCACTGGAAGACGCTCAATCACAATTCCATTATCTTGAACTGGGATATTAGATAGGCTGACACCTTCATCCTTGAATATCTCCCGAACGGGGCCATACCCCGGAGATTCCATCGCAGCGTTGCTGATGCCGAGCTCTCTTAGGATACGTATGAGATGCGTTGCGAGCTGCTGTGAGCCTGCGCCTATCACAACTTGGTCTGGCGAACATTTCACACCTCTACCAGCATATAGATATTTTGCGATTTCGTAGCGAAGTGCTGCTTCACCCTGTACATCAGCTTCAGACTGCAGTGCGTAGGCATACTCATTGAACACCTTGCTCATGCACTTCTTCCACTTCGAGAACTCGAAACTCTCCTCGTCGTAGATGAGCGAGCGCTCCTTAACAGTCTTGGTGCTCTCTGGGGGGAGAAGCTCGTCCAGTGTGAGTTCTCCATCTGCACTTCCATTTCCGACCGCACCAGATATATCATCACTGACATAGTAGCCTGACTTGGGTCTGCTCTCTATGTAACCCTCTACGAGCAGCTGATTGTATGCGGTCTCAACAGTAGTGACACTGATACCATTTTCCTTCGCAAGCTGACGTAGCGATGGCAGCTTCATGCCGAGCTCAAACTCGCCGGAAAGAATTTTACCCTTTATGTAATCAAAAATCTGTATATAGATTTTGTTCATTATTATCGGCAAAATCGAAAATAATGCTTCTCATCGTCTGTTTTCCCCTATCTGTATTCTAAAAATTTGCATAAATTGTATATTTTTATAATTGCACTATGTTGTTATTATAATACTTGTCGAAAGAGTGCACAACGACAATTCGATAATAAAAACAGCATTTCTATAAGGAATTATAGATTGCTATATGGAGGATAAAAAGTATGATTGAAACTAAAAACCAGACAAACGGCACCAGCCGTGCCGACAGAAGCGATAAGACTTTAATTCTAGTAACCACTGCTATGATGACTGCTATGGTTATGATCGCAACTACATTCTTCAAGATTCCTAATGCAATGGGATACATTCACCTTGGTGACGGATTCGTGCTTCTCGCAGCGATCATCTTGCCTAAGAAGTACGCCTGCTTCGCTGGCGGTGTTGGTGCTGGGCTAGCAGACATCTATGGTGGTTATGCCGTTTGGGCACCTTGGACATTGGTAATTAAAATCGTTATGGTGCTGATTGTGCAGCTATTCTTTGATCTACTGAATAAGCGTGCGGCAAACGGAGGTCATGTAGCTAAGGTTGCAGGACTACCTTTTTCAGAGCTATTCGCATACGTACTTGCAGTTCTCTGGACTGTATCTGGTTACTACGCAGCGCAGGGCTTCATATATGGAAACTGGGCTGCCCCACTCGCTGATGTTCCCGGCAATGTCCTACAGGCAACTGTTGGTGCAGTTGTTGCTATCATAGTTTCTGTGGCATTAGGCAAGACGGCACTAGGAAGAAGCTTCTATTATAAGAGAACTTCTCTTTAATCACAGAACATTCAGAAGTCATTTACAGAAATCGAGGTTAATAGATGGAATATAAGAGAATATTATCTGTACAAGATATATCATGCGTCGGACAGTGCTCGCTGACCGTCGCACTACCTATACTTTCGGCATGCGGACACGAGACAGCAATTTTACCAGCAGCCGTACTTTCGAATCACACTGGTGGATTTAAAGGTTTTACTTGCCGCGACTTAACTAGCGATATGCCTGATATCATCAAGCAATGGGAGATCGAGGGAATTACATTCGATGGAGCATATACGGGATACCTCGGAAGCAGCGAGCAGATTGCATATGTCAAGGATATATTTGCAAGGCTTGTATCTCCGTCCGGTCTACGGATAGTAGACCCAGCGATGGCGGATGGCGGCAAGCTCTATCCAGCATTTGACATGGACTTCGTGGAGGTTATGAAGTCGCTTGTCGCTGTAGCTGACGTAACACTTCCTAATATAACGGAGGCTTCACTTCTAACAGGTAATGAGTACAAGGAAAGCTACGACGAAGAGTATACTGAGAAGCTCGTAAAGGGCTTGCATGAGCTAGGTGCCAAGACCGTCATCATGACTGGTGTCAGCTATAATGATGAGAGCACAGGAATCCTCGTTTCAGACGAAAACGGCATAAATTACATAAGGCACGAGAAGATGCCTATTTCTTGCCACGGAACGGGTGATGTGTTCGCATCTGCATTTGTAGGATCTTACCTCGCAGGCAAAGATAAGGCTGAAGCAGCTAGAATTGCTGGCGAATACGTCCTCAGCTGCATCAAGAATACGATAGATGACAAAGAGCACTGGTACGGTGTAAAGTTCGAACCATTACTTGGAGATTTAATTTCAGCCATTCGCGGTTAATCCGCTAGGCATGTAGCCATATGTTTTAACGACATGTAGTCGGGAGCGCAAGTTCCCGGCTTATTGTTTTGTTTGTAATTATTTGATGTTTTGTATCCATCCATTATCAGGATTTGATTTATTTAAAAAAATTTAACTATTTATGCGTTTGCAGCCCTTTTGTAACTCAGCATATGGTAAAATGGCATGGATAATCGTAAATGAAAATACCGCAGTTAGTCGTTAATTATCATTAATGACAGCAATACATATTGATGACAATTGTTACCGGAGGTCATAATGAACGATAAAATCGCAGGAAAATTCCGCGGCACAGGAGTAAAGGCTGGTCTCATGTACGGAATGGCTGAGTTCTACGGAGGTGGCGCTTTCGTAATCATCAACACCTTCTTTTTAGTCTTCCTGACTAAAGCTCTTGGCATGCCCGCTGCACTCGCTGGCGCTATTCCAATGGTAGGAAAGGTATGGGATGCCATTACCGATCCGATGATGGGAAATATCACCGATAGGACATCCTCAAGATTTGGACCTAAGAGGCTATACATATTGATAGGCGGAATCCTATCTGCTATCGCATTTGTATCGCTCTGGACGACGATTCCAACGCGAAGCACTACATTGCAGTTTATCTACTACATAGTTATGTACTGCTTATTTTCGACGTGCTTCACAATCATAATGGTCCCTTACAACGGTCTCCTGCCGGACATGGTTGATAGCTATGATATTCGCTCAAAGTTCTCGAGTCTCAGGATGATTTGGTCTACTGTAGGAGCCATCTTGGCTGGACTCGTTCCAACGTTAATGATAAAAGATACTTTGAACACGAGCATGTATCTCAAGGTAGCGATCATTTTCGGCATCCTGTTCGGCTTTGCAGCAGTGGTAACATTTATTGGAACTTGGGAAAAGGTAAAGTCACCAGTTAAGACGAAGCTTCGCGATAGCTTCTCCGAGGCATCGTCAGTATTCAAAAGCCGTTCCTTCAAGATTTTCATCGGCATATACCTCTCCGGTCAGTGTGCGATGGACTTCGTTTCGGGTATGGCCATTTACTATGTCGACGATGTTTTAGGAGGATATGATAAGGGATACCTGACCATGCTGATGGGAGTGCTTCTCTCATCTCAGCTTATCGGAATGCTAATCTTCACACCGATAATGACCAGAACCTCAAAGCGCACCACCATCCTCATCGGTGCTCCTATAAGGTTAGCTTCAACTCTTGGACTACTTGCGTTTTCGTATGCAGGTGCCCCAATTGTTCCAGTCCTTCTACTCTCCGCCGGAGTGGGAATTGGAAACGCAGCAACTTTGACGAGCATATTTGCAATTCTGGCCGATATGGCGGATATAGATGAACTTATCACTTCCACAAGGCGTCCAGGCATCGTATCCGGGATGGCGACATTTGCGAGAAAAATCTCTGCAGGCCTATCGGTGTGGTTCATCGGAATCCTACTATCGCTAGTAGGCTACGATGCTAAACTCGCGCATTCAGGAGTTAGTCAAGCTTTAACAACGCAGCGCGGAATCGCTATGATTTTCATCGTAATACCAGCTATTCTCGTAGTATTACTGCTGATATTCGGATACATCTTCCCGATAACAAATAAGGAGTTCGATATTGTAAAGAAGGAAATAGGTAGAAGGCGCGGCACCGATGGCAGCATCGCATCAGACGACGAGAAGCGAATACTCGAACGTGTAACGGGTTTCAAATACGAGGATTTGTGGAAGACGTCAAACGAACATAAGATCAGATCGTAAATCACTAGAATTGGCTTACAATGATAAAACAAGAGGTGAACACATATGACCAATACTGATGCTCATATAGAGCAGCAAAATTCCAAGTCCGAGAACAGCCCACTCGTGTGGGCACACCGCGGTGCAAGCGGGTATTGTCCTGAGAACACTCTACCGGCATTTCAGAGAGCAATTGAACTAGGGGCAGATGGCATTGAGTTAGACGTGCAGATGACCAGAGATGGCGAACTCGTCGTTTGTCATGACGAGACGATAGATAGGACCTCAAACGGCAGTGGCTGGATTAAGGACAAAACGCTCGCAGAATTGAAGGCTCTGGATTTCTCCTATGGCAAAAAAGATTTCTCAGGAACCACTATACCGACTATGCGCGAGGTATTTGACCTGCTTGATGATGCCGACATAATGATAAACATAGAGCTTAAGACAGGAATTGTTTTTTACCCAGGCATGGCAGAAAAGCTTCTAAAATTGGCCAGCGAATGCGGATTCTCAGATAGGGTCATCTATTCGTCCTTTAACCACTACACGATAAAGCACATGCGAGAAATATCACCTGAGGCGAAGCTAGGATTCCTCTATGCCGACGGAACAATCGGTATGCCTGCATATGCGCTAAAATACGGAGTTCAAGCTCTACACCCAGCGCTATACAACATACAGTTTCCGGGCTTTATGGAAGAGTGCCATAAGAGCGGCATTGCTGTCAACGTATGGACGGTTGACCAGGATGAGTATATAGAGATGTCATGCAGAGCTGGCGTCGACGCCATTATTACCAACTACCCTGATAAAACACTTGAAACAATCAGGAGGCTGATATGAAGGTTCATACGCAAGCAAGGGTAACAAGGGTAAACACCTCTGAAGCCCAGAATCTGAGCGATGCGAAGCTTCCAGCTGGCATCACCATCGTCAGGGAGAGTGAGTACGATGATCATATGGTCACTACCAACAAGCGCTGGCGAGAAGACCATGTGACCGAAGGACAGTTTACCGCATATGACGGCATTTCTATTCAGTACTACCATGCACCGCAGGAGAGTTCTCCGAAGGGCTGCATCGTCATGCTCCACGGTTACTGCGGCTTCTGGGGAAAATTTCATGAGATGGCCGAATATTACTGGCTAGCTGGCTACGAGGTTTTCTTTCTGGAGCACCGTGGTCACGGCTATTCGGGCAGACAGATAGACGAGGATGATATCGTCCATGTGAATAGCTATAACGATTACACGAGCGATCTCCATCAATTCATGATTGAGATTGCTAAGCCTCGCATCGGGAATCTCACATGCATCATGTTCGCACACTCCATGGGAGGTGCAATCGGTGCTCTATACTTAGAGCAGCATCCTGGGATATTCGACGCTGCAATCCTAAGTTCCCCCATGTTCGAGATAAAAACTGATGGCACGCCTAAGTTTTTAATCAGCCTCATGCTAGCTAAAATCAAGCTGCTGCGTCAGGAGAAGCTGCCGTTTCCCGGTGGCAAACGCTGGGATGGTATCCCCACTTACGAGAAGAGCAGTGCAATGTCAGAGCCTAGGTACAGGTATATATTTAATCAGCGCCTTGAAGACAACCACTATCATACAAATATGA
Coding sequences within it:
- a CDS encoding MFS transporter, with product MNNNKRWLYLGMATISTLFLGLIYAWSLFRTPFAEVFKTWTVAQMSMTFTISMIMFCLGGLIGGHLGKIFGVKLRILISGALLLIGFFMVSTLNPADASGSLTKLYIFYGVFGGGGVGVGYNAVITTITKWFPDKVGLASGIMLMGFGLGGLALGSVVTKFIAKYGIFSTFKILAITIFVVMVVAAIIIKAPEAPAAGASKAAASDDKVHHYSAAEMMKTGRFWVFFIWAVALNSAGLMVINSAANISLAYGGSAVLGMIVSLFNGAGRIVTGNNFDKFGRKTTAIVNNLFMFIAGVLLVIGGMSHSLIAIVVGLIFVGLAYGGTPTLTSAYINKAFGHKYFPTNFSIANFSLIPAAIIGPNISAKLLEAAGGKYDSNFYALIVFTLVAFVLWVALNVTSKKSDNEGYK
- a CDS encoding lactococcin 972 family bacteriocin, which translates into the protein MKKKVILAVMIVIVLSFSVPTFATENIDLPYVENLGYEVVIPDADYSKLMPANYNSGWKKFLGGSWIHGVGNRYVWSKYDHKYKVHKTTVQGAGGRLSSSGWTVAGRRAEASWERAVFGNKAWATVK
- the surE gene encoding 5'/3'-nucleotidase SurE gives rise to the protein MLRILVSNDDGIDAHGIRTLVRFLSHMAEVYVVAPDKQRSASGQAITFGGKVTAKQVEMDGAKKAIALSGTPADCAKFGIDMMKEAGTPPDFVIGGINHGGNAGADINYSGTFAIANEGALNGYSALALSVTNRKATHFEFICEMIPELLEVAKKLQPGSILNVNAPDLPKWQIKGVRYAEAGICGFNNKFERVMEENLDSEDEEHENKPFSEGEYKYNGEVTDGSVQPPNTDLYCLANGYATITPYKVNRVDNGLLAKLRGLSSDSTMCIIMDVQGHTVSKVRKSEKFMGNILKLAKCLKILELPTLLTEQFGHDTEPVLGELKSELHSFEKLDKVDFDCTSSPDMESLLQSHKGKRIVLAGLEAHIGILQSARSLIEKGYDVQVIKDCCASKQKDDLEEAMKTLRDIGCTITTLESFIYDEIGSTTNFSYRKVKKVLEA
- the pdxR gene encoding MocR-like pyridoxine biosynthesis transcription factor PdxR; translation: MNKIYIQIFDYIKGKILSGEFELGMKLPSLRQLAKENGISVTTVETAYNQLLVEGYIESRPKSGYYVSDDISGAVGNGSADGELTLDELLPPESTKTVKERSLIYDEESFEFSKWKKCMSKVFNEYAYALQSEADVQGEAALRYEIAKYLYAGRGVKCSPDQVVIGAGSQQLATHLIRILRELGISNAAMESPGYGPVREIFKDEGVSLSNIPVQDNGIVIERLPVNMRSLVYVNPSNQFPSGAVMPIGRRYELIKWAEANDSYILEDDYDSELRYFGKPIPALQGLDRSGRVVYLGSFSSTLFASIKISYMVLPKELMEIFDRIKSKYSQTCSKAEQICLALYMDNGYYYRHIKKCRKRNSEKLHTTMEMFREYGEGLIEALDSKSGLAVMLRIKAPVPVEQLCKVGKDVGLMMNPVTDLCTEDEQVLYFYFYRVSEPLLRLLIKMFVGNIKKGMRNINA
- a CDS encoding response regulator transcription factor: MKRRILIVEDDNSLAELIKIYLMAEEWETEVAPTGCDAITMMLEDKFDLILLDLLLPDISGLEVCLKIRAYSTIPIIMVTALEGSAHRIYGLNMGADDYIVKPFEPYELIARIKSQFRRTYEYSKKDSEKNDYEREISDLKLSKKTHKAYYKKHNIDLTPKEFEILWLLMEDPDKIYNMNDIHYVIWGDQVLESEVNPVMVHIRRIRSKFEKLGAGSIIATVWGVGYKINV
- a CDS encoding ECF transporter S component, whose protein sequence is MIETKNQTNGTSRADRSDKTLILVTTAMMTAMVMIATTFFKIPNAMGYIHLGDGFVLLAAIILPKKYACFAGGVGAGLADIYGGYAVWAPWTLVIKIVMVLIVQLFFDLLNKRAANGGHVAKVAGLPFSELFAYVLAVLWTVSGYYAAQGFIYGNWAAPLADVPGNVLQATVGAVVAIIVSVALGKTALGRSFYYKRTSL
- a CDS encoding sensor histidine kinase, translating into MFKNKGYFIETVVYQIIWIVASSVISIVIFECVDIAVYNSLSSKRFNSLHSAYFRFGRYGIIIFFLLLMICGLFYIQKRRHDKYNRYIRAGFLYLTREGNDLIDFHESLALEREMFVELKNYNNELMDKYEREYQEKTDLLTYLAHDIKTPIANMVGYITLLNEEKEISEQSKSKFINIIYENVQYLNQLTEEFFSYLKFSLNDIPLNLITFNIGIFFKQWEDEKRIIIKHHKLKLKIAEKDCIDVKMDPQLLLRILDNLTTNAINYSSDGSEIEVNVEIAKDILNIGIINTIKSDVIINWDMVKTKFYRGDLSRRRGGNGSGLGLTIVNELVNHLGGDFEINESSGKVFANVKLPYKK